A portion of the Actomonas aquatica genome contains these proteins:
- a CDS encoding ATP-dependent Clp protease adaptor ClpS encodes MTIDQAQTAPTPTIEAEEATALAGPWKVIVLNDPVNLMSYVVLVFRRVFGFSKSVARKHMLEVHEQGRSIVWCGLREQAEHYAFVLQQWHLTAILERNETD; translated from the coding sequence ATGACGATCGACCAAGCCCAAACCGCCCCCACGCCGACCATCGAAGCCGAGGAAGCCACGGCTCTGGCCGGCCCTTGGAAGGTGATTGTGCTGAACGATCCGGTGAACCTGATGAGCTATGTCGTGCTGGTGTTTCGCCGGGTCTTCGGCTTCAGCAAAAGCGTGGCGCGCAAACACATGTTGGAGGTGCACGAACAAGGCCGCTCCATCGTGTGGTGCGGCCTGCGCGAACAGGCCGAACACTATGCCTTCGTGCTCCAGCAATGGCACCTGACCGCCATCCTCGAACGCAATGAAACGGATTGA
- a CDS encoding proline--tRNA ligase produces MKYWSQFFVPTLKESPADAEIASHKLLVRAGLVRKLSGGLYTYMPLGLRTLQKITQICREELDESGAIELWMPHVHPAENWQKGPRWNAAREIMFRADHAGDGKKSSPDPEFVLGPTHEEVITPLIKAEISSYRDLPKNFYQIATKFRNEIRPRYGLMRAREFVMMDAYSFDANEAGAEVAYGKMKAAYEAFFKRVGVLAIAVEADTGVMGGSFSHEFMVPAEVGDDDVIYCETSGYAANREKATSGLVPADFVVAAPTAETEKFATPGVVTIAALAKEPYSVAPDAQFKTLVYVGDDKPFLVILRGSDDLEEAKLGALGYTLVRPATPEEIAPIMGAKPGSLGAVKGTIAQPDKLDGIYADNAIKLIGNGTTGANEDGFHLRNVNVERDLAITGWGDFRTVKAGEPCPLCGEPLKSRRGIEVGHIFILGTKYSDCFEATYMDDQKQTHPMVMGCYGIGISRTLQAVIEQGHDQDGIVWPWAVAPFQVLICNLDPQLAEAADLAKAIGVAAELAGADVLIDDRAERPGVKFKDADLIGIPLRVTIGGRGLKNGIVEVKWRHEKDVASIPVAEAASHIAGLVEQQAAR; encoded by the coding sequence ATGAAATATTGGTCTCAGTTCTTTGTTCCGACGCTCAAAGAGAGCCCGGCCGATGCAGAAATCGCTTCCCACAAGCTGCTGGTGCGTGCCGGTTTGGTGCGCAAGTTGAGCGGTGGCCTCTACACCTACATGCCGTTGGGACTGCGCACTTTGCAGAAGATCACCCAGATCTGCCGCGAGGAACTCGACGAGTCCGGCGCCATCGAGCTGTGGATGCCCCACGTGCATCCGGCGGAAAACTGGCAAAAGGGTCCGCGCTGGAACGCCGCCCGCGAGATCATGTTCCGCGCTGATCACGCCGGTGACGGCAAGAAGAGTTCCCCCGACCCTGAGTTTGTGCTGGGGCCGACTCACGAGGAAGTGATCACGCCGCTCATCAAGGCGGAGATCAGCAGCTACCGCGACCTGCCGAAGAATTTTTACCAGATCGCCACTAAGTTCCGTAACGAGATCCGTCCGCGCTACGGTCTCATGCGTGCGCGTGAGTTCGTGATGATGGACGCCTATTCCTTCGACGCCAACGAAGCCGGCGCCGAGGTTGCTTACGGCAAGATGAAGGCCGCCTACGAAGCCTTCTTCAAGCGGGTCGGCGTGCTCGCGATCGCCGTCGAAGCCGACACCGGCGTGATGGGCGGCAGCTTTTCGCACGAATTTATGGTCCCGGCCGAAGTGGGTGACGACGACGTCATCTACTGCGAAACCAGTGGCTACGCGGCGAACCGCGAAAAAGCCACCAGCGGCCTCGTCCCGGCCGACTTCGTGGTCGCAGCGCCGACCGCCGAAACCGAAAAGTTCGCCACCCCCGGCGTGGTCACCATCGCGGCGCTGGCCAAGGAGCCCTACAGCGTCGCGCCTGACGCGCAGTTTAAGACCCTCGTTTACGTGGGCGACGACAAACCCTTCCTCGTGATCCTGCGCGGCAGCGACGACCTCGAGGAGGCCAAGCTCGGCGCCCTCGGTTACACGCTCGTGCGTCCGGCCACCCCGGAAGAGATCGCGCCCATCATGGGGGCGAAGCCGGGTAGCCTCGGCGCCGTGAAGGGCACCATCGCCCAGCCCGACAAGCTCGACGGCATCTACGCCGACAACGCCATCAAACTCATCGGCAACGGCACCACCGGCGCCAATGAAGACGGCTTCCACTTGCGCAACGTGAATGTGGAGCGCGACCTCGCCATCACCGGCTGGGGAGACTTCCGCACCGTCAAGGCCGGTGAACCGTGCCCGCTCTGCGGCGAGCCGCTCAAGAGCCGCCGTGGCATCGAGGTCGGTCACATCTTCATTCTCGGCACCAAATACTCCGACTGCTTCGAGGCGACCTACATGGACGACCAGAAGCAGACGCACCCGATGGTCATGGGCTGCTACGGCATCGGCATCAGCCGCACGCTCCAGGCCGTGATCGAGCAAGGTCACGACCAGGACGGCATCGTCTGGCCGTGGGCCGTGGCGCCGTTCCAGGTGCTCATTTGCAACCTCGATCCGCAGCTCGCAGAGGCCGCCGACCTCGCCAAGGCGATCGGTGTCGCCGCTGAGTTGGCTGGCGCCGATGTGCTCATCGACGACCGCGCGGAACGCCCGGGCGTGAAGTTTAAGGACGCGGACCTCATCGGTATTCCGCTGCGTGTCACCATCGGTGGTCGCGGCCTCAAGAACGGCATCGTCGAGGTCAAGTGGCGTCACGAAAAGGACGTCGCCTCGATCCCGGTGGCCGAAGCCGCGAGTCACATTGCTGGTCTTGTGGAGCAACAAGCCGCCCGCTGA
- the xseB gene encoding exodeoxyribonuclease VII small subunit: MTKTKAAALSFEDALAKLETIVEAMEDGDVPLAELLAKFEEGTKLLKQCESRLQQAELKIEQLKQSKDGETEFAAFDLPESED; encoded by the coding sequence ATGACCAAAACCAAGGCCGCCGCACTTTCCTTCGAGGACGCTCTGGCGAAACTCGAAACCATCGTCGAGGCGATGGAGGATGGCGATGTGCCGCTGGCTGAACTCCTGGCCAAATTTGAGGAAGGCACCAAGCTGCTCAAGCAGTGCGAAAGCCGCCTCCAACAGGCTGAGCTCAAAATCGAACAACTTAAACAATCCAAGGACGGCGAGACTGAGTTCGCCGCTTTTGATCTGCCGGAATCCGAGGACTGA
- the dxs gene encoding 1-deoxy-D-xylulose-5-phosphate synthase translates to MSTPAPEAASSLPSSPILPTIKGPDDVKALPAAALPLLAQEIRDEIIEVTSVNGGHVGPNLGVVELCLGLHRVFSTPTDQFVFDVAHQGYVHKLLTGRTGEFFRGLRKTGGASGFLNREESEHDSFGAGHAGTALSAALGMATARDLRGTDEHVVAVCGDAAFTCGVTLEALNNVVESTKRLVVILNDNEWSIAKNVGAISHYLNRLSTNPTYNKIHHDLERFFTSLPGGNDMHRVYMKWKRETKDFFMESSLFEKFGLRYLGPVDGHDMDELVKNLEFARDSDTPILLHVVTKKGKGLAAAIRSPEKFHGASPYDPKTGESRGGKGGAPNYQDVFGQALTRFAKADKKIVGITGAMPAGTGLTHLAEGCPGQFFDVGIAEEHAVLFAAGLATKGIRPVCAIYSTFLQRGYDQIIHDVALQNLPVTFCMDRAGLSANDGPTHHGLFDISYLRCVPGVTVMQPKDEDELVDMLHTSLQLDGPGFIRYPRGAGEGVTIKDEPVALQVGKAEVLRDGTNLIIWALGPMVVEAQKLADRIAAEEGLSVGVVNARFAKPLDAELLLEQAGKVPLIVTMEDHVVTGGFGSAVLETLQDADLRTSVERIGWPDNFVEHGSDVATLRAAHGLSPDAIHQRVMSRWRRIASIPVEADA, encoded by the coding sequence ATGAGCACCCCCGCACCAGAAGCGGCATCCTCCCTCCCTTCCTCGCCCATTTTGCCCACCATCAAGGGCCCCGACGACGTCAAGGCCCTGCCGGCTGCCGCCCTGCCCTTGCTCGCCCAGGAGATCCGCGACGAGATCATCGAAGTCACTTCGGTCAACGGCGGTCACGTGGGCCCCAACCTCGGCGTGGTGGAGCTCTGCCTCGGTTTGCACCGGGTGTTCTCGACCCCGACCGACCAGTTTGTCTTCGACGTCGCCCACCAAGGTTACGTGCACAAGCTGCTCACCGGCCGCACCGGAGAGTTCTTCCGCGGGCTGCGCAAGACCGGCGGCGCGAGCGGCTTTCTGAATCGCGAGGAGAGCGAACATGACTCGTTCGGCGCAGGTCACGCCGGCACCGCCCTGAGCGCCGCCCTCGGCATGGCCACCGCCCGCGATTTGCGCGGCACCGATGAGCATGTGGTCGCCGTCTGCGGTGACGCGGCCTTCACCTGCGGCGTGACGCTGGAGGCGCTCAACAACGTCGTGGAGTCGACCAAACGCCTCGTGGTCATCCTCAACGACAACGAGTGGTCGATCGCCAAGAATGTGGGTGCCATTTCCCACTACCTGAACCGGCTCTCCACCAACCCGACTTACAACAAGATCCACCACGATCTCGAACGCTTCTTCACCAGCCTGCCCGGCGGCAACGACATGCACCGGGTTTACATGAAGTGGAAGCGGGAGACGAAGGACTTCTTCATGGAGTCCTCGCTGTTCGAGAAGTTCGGCCTGCGTTATCTCGGCCCCGTCGATGGCCACGACATGGACGAACTCGTGAAGAATCTCGAGTTCGCCCGCGACAGCGACACCCCGATCCTGCTTCACGTCGTCACCAAGAAGGGCAAGGGCCTCGCCGCGGCGATTCGCTCGCCCGAGAAGTTCCACGGTGCGAGCCCCTACGATCCCAAGACCGGGGAAAGTCGCGGCGGCAAAGGCGGCGCGCCTAACTACCAAGACGTGTTTGGCCAAGCCCTCACCCGTTTCGCCAAGGCCGATAAGAAGATTGTCGGCATCACCGGCGCGATGCCGGCCGGCACCGGCCTCACCCATCTGGCTGAAGGCTGCCCGGGACAATTTTTCGACGTCGGCATCGCCGAAGAACACGCCGTGTTGTTTGCCGCCGGTCTCGCCACGAAGGGCATTCGTCCGGTCTGCGCGATCTACTCCACGTTCCTGCAACGCGGCTACGACCAGATCATTCACGACGTCGCCCTGCAGAACCTGCCGGTGACCTTCTGCATGGACCGCGCCGGTTTGTCGGCCAATGACGGTCCCACCCACCACGGCCTGTTTGATATTTCTTACCTGCGCTGCGTGCCGGGCGTGACGGTCATGCAACCGAAGGACGAAGACGAACTCGTCGACATGTTGCACACCTCCCTGCAGCTCGACGGCCCCGGTTTCATCCGCTACCCGCGTGGTGCCGGTGAAGGCGTGACGATCAAAGACGAGCCGGTCGCCCTGCAAGTCGGCAAAGCCGAAGTCCTGCGCGATGGCACTAACCTCATCATCTGGGCACTCGGTCCGATGGTGGTGGAAGCTCAAAAACTCGCCGATCGCATCGCAGCCGAAGAGGGCCTCTCCGTCGGCGTGGTGAACGCGCGTTTCGCCAAACCCCTCGACGCCGAACTGTTGCTCGAACAGGCTGGCAAGGTGCCGCTCATCGTGACGATGGAGGACCACGTGGTGACCGGTGGCTTTGGCTCGGCGGTGTTGGAAACGCTGCAGGATGCCGACCTGCGCACCTCGGTCGAACGCATCGGTTGGCCCGACAACTTTGTCGAGCACGGCAGCGATGTCGCGACGCTGCGCGCTGCCCACGGCCTCTCGCCTGATGCCATCCACCAACGGGTCATGTCCCGCTGGCGGCGCATCGCATCGATCCCGGTCGAAGCCGACGCCTGA
- a CDS encoding CotH kinase family protein has product MTLPAFVSQKQSARVRRFWIHCICVFVLGAVSAHAQPVISEFMASNDETYADEDGEFEDWVEIHNPSDQALSLSGWFLTDRADNLTKWMFPAVTIPANGYLVVFTSGKDRTDPAGVLHASFSLSAGGEYLGLVQPDGTTIAYQYAPEFPPQITDISYGITTDGETNVIGYLAEATPGASNGGTQDVVLDESVVFSTGSTTFSDSITVSLSGATGDQVIRYVLSSPSEDGGDTPDPDEDSLVYNAPLTLTESTVLSATVFSSNGQSHGVISTIQLVEIDGDGGTGLSSFSTSMPVVVVDNHGAGPMIPVWLEGGAERRGWLYTFEPSAGGLTRISDGPTASTMVDFRVRGQTSSMYPKKGFKFEMRNDWGEKTPFDLLGMGPFDEWNMVSPYLWDTAYIRNAYSYEVSNAIGRWAAKTRLAEVFLNTDDDGLSMADYHGVVIMVDKTDVEPGRIDLERLDDEDNEGNAVTGGYLLLVDEPDPEKLHWRTDRGFPDIFNSELHVDTPKLDDITPEQSAYIVDYVQRMEDALYADAADNWRRRHYLEYLDRGSWIDHHMLNVFFKNTDAFWRSSYYHKDRGQRLAAGPIWDMERSMDSFDPRDGEWNTWRPTPSTSQGEAVDYWGLGWWGMLAQDPDFMQAWVDRWQSLRVGVLGEGSIRRRFDAFRGLVSTDAAARDAAKWPENASRFGDWASEMDYMETWLVSRGYWIDLQFPSRPRITDNGDGTITLTPPDSTRTIYTLDGADPRLRGGAIAPDAIDVIGSVTLPADSNFRARTYDESRIGVFPSSPWSGAVPGEVGAPYMSHPRLTNVSTRAALAAGNDAVIAGLVIEESDGKPVLIRGVGPALRRYNINGVIAAPRLEIFNQAGQVIASNQGWGSDAAADLLPGLAAELGAFPFDEGSADAATLAMLPAGNYTVHLTSADGDGGTGLLEVYEQNDIGSVLNLSVRGSVRGEDDPLVAGFVVQGNERKRLLIRAIGPTLASFQVPGSIDNPRLILRREGVEVAVNDDWSDAPNRENLIAASSYVGAFSLADGTADAAMLITVDPGVYTASVEGVDGATGATLVEVYEIR; this is encoded by the coding sequence ATGACTCTTCCTGCATTCGTTTCACAAAAGCAGTCGGCGCGTGTGCGTCGGTTTTGGATACACTGCATTTGCGTATTCGTCTTGGGCGCGGTGAGCGCTCACGCCCAGCCGGTGATTTCGGAGTTCATGGCCTCGAACGACGAGACCTATGCTGATGAAGATGGCGAGTTTGAGGATTGGGTGGAGATTCACAACCCGTCCGATCAGGCTCTGTCGCTGTCCGGTTGGTTCCTCACCGACCGCGCGGATAACCTGACCAAGTGGATGTTTCCGGCGGTCACGATTCCCGCCAATGGCTACTTGGTGGTGTTTACTTCGGGCAAAGACCGGACGGATCCGGCCGGCGTTTTGCATGCGAGTTTCAGTCTGAGCGCGGGGGGGGAGTATCTCGGTTTAGTGCAGCCCGATGGCACTACGATTGCCTACCAGTATGCCCCGGAGTTCCCGCCACAGATTACCGACATTTCCTACGGCATCACAACTGACGGCGAGACCAACGTAATTGGCTATCTGGCGGAAGCCACGCCGGGGGCTAGCAATGGCGGCACCCAAGATGTGGTGCTCGATGAGAGTGTGGTTTTCTCGACCGGATCCACTACGTTTTCCGATTCCATCACGGTGTCCCTAAGCGGTGCCACGGGCGACCAAGTGATCCGTTACGTGCTGTCTTCGCCGTCCGAGGATGGCGGTGACACGCCGGACCCGGACGAGGATTCCCTCGTTTACAATGCGCCGCTCACGCTCACCGAGTCCACGGTGCTCAGCGCCACGGTATTTTCGAGCAACGGGCAAAGCCATGGTGTGATCTCGACGATTCAATTGGTGGAGATCGATGGCGATGGAGGCACCGGTCTGAGCAGCTTTTCCACAAGCATGCCAGTGGTCGTGGTGGATAATCATGGGGCCGGTCCCATGATCCCGGTTTGGTTGGAGGGGGGGGCGGAGCGTCGCGGATGGCTTTATACCTTCGAACCATCGGCGGGTGGCCTGACCCGGATCTCCGACGGGCCCACCGCCAGCACCATGGTGGATTTTCGCGTGCGCGGCCAAACTTCGTCGATGTATCCAAAAAAGGGATTCAAATTCGAGATGCGCAATGACTGGGGCGAAAAGACCCCGTTTGATCTCTTGGGCATGGGGCCGTTCGACGAATGGAACATGGTATCACCCTACCTTTGGGACACGGCCTACATCCGGAACGCTTACTCCTACGAAGTGAGTAACGCGATCGGTCGCTGGGCCGCCAAGACGCGCTTGGCCGAGGTGTTTTTGAATACCGATGATGACGGTCTCAGTATGGCGGATTACCACGGCGTGGTCATCATGGTCGACAAGACCGACGTCGAGCCGGGTCGCATCGATCTGGAAAGGCTCGACGACGAGGACAACGAAGGTAATGCCGTCACGGGCGGCTACCTCTTGCTCGTGGACGAACCGGATCCCGAGAAGCTTCACTGGAGAACGGACCGCGGATTCCCGGATATTTTCAATTCCGAGCTCCACGTCGATACACCAAAGCTGGACGATATCACGCCCGAACAATCGGCCTACATCGTTGATTACGTGCAGCGCATGGAGGACGCACTCTACGCCGACGCCGCCGACAACTGGCGCCGACGCCACTACCTGGAGTATCTCGACCGCGGTTCGTGGATCGATCACCACATGTTGAATGTGTTTTTCAAGAACACCGACGCCTTTTGGCGCAGTTCCTACTACCACAAGGATCGCGGCCAGCGACTGGCCGCCGGTCCTATTTGGGACATGGAGCGCTCGATGGATTCATTCGATCCCCGTGACGGCGAGTGGAACACGTGGCGGCCCACGCCGTCGACTTCGCAAGGAGAGGCGGTGGATTATTGGGGGCTCGGTTGGTGGGGGATGCTGGCCCAGGATCCCGATTTCATGCAGGCGTGGGTGGACCGCTGGCAAAGCCTGCGCGTAGGGGTGTTGGGCGAAGGCTCAATCCGCCGCCGCTTTGACGCTTTTCGTGGTCTCGTTTCGACCGATGCCGCCGCTCGCGATGCGGCCAAATGGCCAGAGAATGCCTCCCGATTTGGGGACTGGGCGAGTGAGATGGACTACATGGAAACGTGGTTGGTCTCCCGTGGTTATTGGATTGATCTGCAGTTCCCCTCCCGACCGCGCATCACCGATAACGGCGATGGCACCATTACGCTCACTCCGCCCGACAGCACGCGCACCATTTACACCCTCGATGGCGCAGATCCACGGTTGCGCGGAGGTGCGATCGCGCCGGATGCGATTGATGTCATCGGCTCCGTCACGCTGCCGGCCGACAGCAACTTCCGCGCGCGCACCTACGACGAGAGCCGGATCGGCGTGTTTCCCAGCAGCCCTTGGAGCGGCGCAGTGCCCGGCGAAGTGGGGGCGCCTTACATGTCGCATCCGCGTCTCACCAACGTATCCACGCGGGCAGCACTCGCTGCGGGCAACGATGCCGTGATCGCCGGTTTGGTCATCGAAGAAAGCGATGGGAAGCCGGTGCTCATTCGCGGTGTGGGCCCGGCTCTCAGGCGCTACAATATCAACGGGGTGATCGCTGCTCCGCGTTTGGAAATCTTCAATCAGGCCGGGCAGGTGATTGCGTCCAATCAAGGGTGGGGCAGTGACGCCGCCGCGGATCTCTTGCCTGGGCTCGCGGCCGAACTCGGCGCCTTCCCGTTCGACGAAGGCTCGGCTGACGCTGCGACCTTGGCGATGTTGCCGGCCGGCAACTACACAGTGCATCTTACCAGCGCGGACGGCGATGGCGGCACGGGGTTGCTCGAAGTCTACGAGCAGAACGATATCGGCTCGGTGTTGAACCTCTCGGTGCGTGGCTCCGTGCGGGGCGAAGATGATCCGCTAGTGGCGGGTTTTGTCGTGCAAGGCAACGAACGCAAACGCCTCCTCATCCGTGCCATCGGTCCCACGCTGGCAAGTTTTCAGGTCCCCGGCTCCATCGATAATCCGCGCCTGATTCTGCGCCGCGAGGGGGTCGAAGTCGCGGTGAATGACGACTGGTCCGACGCGCCCAACCGTGAGAATCTCATTGCCGCCTCCAGCTACGTGGGCGCGTTCAGCCTCGCGGACGGCACGGCCGATGCGGCAATGCTCATCACGGTCGATCCGGGGGTTTATACCGCTTCGGTCGAAGGCGTCGACGGCGCGACGGGGGCGACGCTGGTCGAGGTCTACGAGATCCGCTGA
- a CDS encoding Gfo/Idh/MocA family protein translates to MTNTPSSSSSASTRRAFVKTAALAGMGIALAPRLAAQVGGRRRRYAIVGTGSRSRFYQGAIEKNYADTCELVGLCDLNAGRLELARQRSVTNGAKAPPAYAHTDFEKMIRETMPDIVIVTTMDATHDDYIVRALEAGCDVVTEKPMTTTAAKVQRVQDAVERTGRNVRVAFNYRYSPARTQVKQLLMEGAIGDLLSVDFHWLLNTHHGADYFRRWHGEKKNSGGLMVHKATHHFDLVNWWLGSNPVEVTAMGKREFYTPEMARRLGLESHHERCHTCPEGDKCTFKMDLAANAGLKALYLDQEKYDGYHRDQCVFNPRIDIEDTMNVIVRYDNKVTLSYSLNAFNSWEGYQIAFNGTQGRIEHQIVEQIYVNGTDAVQGGISRGGISTRVIPLRGPATDHEPWVSSGGHGGGDKVLLDDLFLANPPHDPYGRASDERGGAASVLVGAAANRCFETGAPVKLDEFAPGWRKPEYVAMPGRDFPIKMPG, encoded by the coding sequence ATGACCAATACCCCCTCCTCTTCGTCCTCCGCGTCGACTCGGCGCGCTTTCGTTAAAACTGCTGCCCTCGCCGGCATGGGCATCGCCCTCGCGCCGCGATTGGCCGCGCAAGTTGGCGGTCGTCGTCGGCGGTATGCGATCGTCGGCACCGGCTCACGTTCCCGCTTCTACCAAGGTGCCATCGAAAAGAACTATGCCGACACCTGTGAGTTGGTTGGCCTGTGTGATCTTAACGCCGGCCGTCTCGAACTCGCCCGTCAGCGTTCGGTGACCAATGGCGCCAAGGCACCACCCGCCTACGCCCACACTGACTTCGAGAAGATGATCCGCGAGACGATGCCGGACATCGTGATCGTCACCACCATGGATGCGACGCACGACGACTACATCGTGCGTGCCTTGGAGGCTGGCTGCGACGTTGTAACCGAAAAGCCGATGACCACGACGGCCGCCAAGGTGCAGCGGGTGCAGGACGCGGTCGAACGCACCGGGCGAAACGTTCGCGTGGCCTTCAACTACCGCTACTCACCAGCCCGCACCCAAGTAAAACAACTCCTCATGGAGGGCGCGATCGGCGACCTGTTGTCGGTCGATTTCCATTGGCTGCTCAACACGCACCACGGCGCCGACTACTTCCGCCGCTGGCACGGGGAAAAGAAAAATTCCGGCGGCCTGATGGTCCACAAGGCCACTCACCATTTTGACCTCGTTAATTGGTGGCTCGGTTCGAATCCCGTCGAGGTCACAGCCATGGGTAAGCGCGAGTTTTACACGCCTGAGATGGCGCGCCGGCTCGGTCTCGAAAGCCATCATGAGCGCTGCCACACCTGTCCGGAAGGAGACAAGTGCACCTTCAAGATGGATCTCGCCGCCAACGCGGGCCTGAAGGCGCTCTATCTGGACCAGGAAAAATACGACGGCTACCACCGCGATCAATGCGTCTTTAACCCACGTATCGACATCGAGGATACGATGAACGTCATCGTGCGCTACGACAACAAGGTGACGCTGTCCTACTCGCTCAACGCCTTTAACTCATGGGAGGGCTACCAGATCGCCTTCAACGGCACGCAGGGACGCATCGAGCATCAGATCGTCGAGCAGATCTACGTGAATGGCACCGACGCCGTGCAGGGCGGTATCTCTCGTGGCGGAATCTCGACTCGGGTGATCCCGCTGCGAGGGCCGGCCACAGATCACGAGCCCTGGGTCAGCTCCGGCGGCCACGGCGGCGGCGACAAGGTTCTGCTCGACGACCTGTTCCTGGCAAACCCACCGCACGATCCCTACGGTCGGGCGTCGGATGAGCGGGGTGGGGCGGCCTCGGTGCTTGTCGGGGCGGCCGCTAACCGCTGTTTCGAAACCGGCGCGCCGGTCAAGCTGGACGAATTCGCGCCGGGCTGGCGGAAGCCGGAATACGTCGCCATGCCGGGACGCGACTTCCCGATCAAAATGCCCGGTTGA
- the recR gene encoding recombination mediator RecR produces MNLDFGLGAACRLIREIEIPMTPSLEHLQQLLKRLPGLGYRSAERVALHLLLEKPERLPELVDALQNAAATVRRCDRCGNLAEGALCAVCEDDARDHGVVCIVEQVPDLVALERSGAYRGGYHVLHGKLSPIHGVGPEQLNLQSLRERMESGEVRELILALSNDVEGEATCHYLTDELMPEGQEIAVSRIGFGLPSGGGVLYADSVTLKSALDGRRSYT; encoded by the coding sequence TTGAATCTCGATTTTGGATTGGGAGCGGCGTGCCGCCTCATCCGAGAGATCGAAATTCCCATGACGCCATCGCTGGAACATCTGCAGCAATTGCTGAAGCGCCTCCCGGGACTCGGCTATCGTTCGGCCGAGCGCGTGGCGTTGCATCTCCTTCTGGAGAAGCCGGAGCGCCTGCCAGAACTGGTGGACGCGTTGCAGAACGCCGCGGCCACGGTGCGCCGCTGTGACCGTTGCGGTAATCTCGCCGAGGGCGCTCTGTGCGCCGTTTGTGAAGATGACGCGCGGGACCATGGTGTGGTTTGTATCGTCGAGCAGGTGCCCGATCTCGTCGCGCTCGAACGCAGCGGCGCCTATCGGGGCGGCTACCATGTGTTGCACGGTAAGTTGTCGCCGATTCACGGGGTGGGACCGGAGCAACTCAACCTGCAGAGTCTGCGTGAGCGCATGGAATCCGGGGAGGTGCGGGAACTCATCCTGGCGCTGTCGAACGACGTCGAGGGCGAGGCTACGTGCCACTACCTGACCGACGAACTGATGCCGGAGGGGCAGGAGATTGCGGTGAGCCGAATCGGCTTTGGACTGCCCAGTGGCGGCGGCGTGCTTTACGCGGATTCGGTGACCCTGAAGAGCGCGCTCGATGGCCGACGATCCTACACGTAG
- a CDS encoding YbaB/EbfC family nucleoid-associated protein, whose amino-acid sequence MAGVGKLLKQAQKMQRQVEATQAALEAKELDITSGGGAVKIKINGMGKFLALEIDAELLKEEPSLVNETVLAAVQDAAEQAKTYNDEQMKAVTSGFQMPGFM is encoded by the coding sequence ATGGCCGGTGTCGGTAAACTTCTCAAACAAGCCCAGAAAATGCAGCGTCAGGTCGAGGCCACTCAGGCCGCGCTTGAAGCCAAGGAACTCGACATCACCAGCGGTGGTGGCGCGGTGAAGATTAAGATCAACGGCATGGGCAAATTCCTCGCGCTCGAAATCGATGCCGAGCTGCTCAAGGAAGAGCCATCCCTTGTCAACGAGACCGTGCTCGCTGCGGTGCAGGATGCCGCCGAACAAGCCAAGACTTACAACGACGAGCAGATGAAGGCCGTGACCTCCGGCTTCCAGATGCCGGGCTTCATGTAA
- a CDS encoding NAD-dependent epimerase/dehydratase family protein → MPASLADGFFDGKRALVCGPGYVGGAVVEALLGRGAEVTVLARSEATGSRWQSRGCAAVVADVAADDWHDRLTPAFDLVLFSVSSGGGGVAGYRHSYLAGMQSLSRWAQEHDSSAHLIYTGSTSVYAADGGVRVEEDAALELSEERAVVLSTTEEAVRAWPGHWTVMRLAGIYGPSRHYLLDGLRAGHATVPGRSDYHLNLAHRDDIVSAILVAWSQPSYSAGETFNVADDGAATKGDVVAHLASTLGRPVPDFTGVSAPGRRAYMPDRIISNAKLKRVLGWRPRYASFREGYAAILEA, encoded by the coding sequence ATGCCTGCTTCACTTGCCGATGGTTTTTTCGACGGGAAACGTGCTTTGGTCTGCGGACCAGGTTACGTGGGTGGAGCGGTCGTCGAGGCGTTGCTCGGTCGCGGCGCTGAAGTCACTGTTTTGGCGCGGAGCGAGGCCACGGGATCGCGCTGGCAGTCGCGCGGTTGTGCCGCAGTCGTCGCGGACGTGGCGGCCGACGATTGGCATGACCGCCTGACCCCCGCGTTCGACCTGGTCCTGTTTTCGGTCAGTTCAGGGGGCGGCGGAGTGGCGGGCTATCGCCACAGCTACCTGGCCGGGATGCAGTCTCTGAGTCGTTGGGCGCAAGAGCACGATTCGTCCGCCCATTTGATCTATACGGGAAGCACGTCCGTGTATGCCGCCGATGGTGGTGTGCGGGTCGAGGAAGACGCGGCGCTGGAATTGTCCGAAGAGCGCGCCGTGGTGCTTTCCACGACCGAGGAAGCAGTCCGCGCGTGGCCTGGTCATTGGACGGTGATGCGGCTGGCCGGTATCTACGGGCCAAGCCGTCATTACCTGTTGGATGGTTTGCGTGCCGGTCATGCAACCGTGCCGGGCCGGAGCGATTATCACCTCAATCTGGCACATCGTGACGATATCGTGAGTGCGATCCTGGTCGCGTGGTCTCAGCCGTCGTATTCAGCCGGCGAGACCTTCAATGTGGCCGATGATGGTGCGGCGACCAAGGGTGACGTGGTGGCCCATCTGGCCAGCACACTCGGGCGCCCCGTGCCCGATTTCACTGGAGTGAGCGCCCCGGGGCGGCGGGCCTACATGCCGGATCGGATCATTTCGAATGCCAAACTGAAGCGCGTGCTCGGCTGGCGACCACGCTATGCCTCCTTTCGCGAAGGTTACGCCGCGATACTTGAGGCTTGA